A genomic window from Treponema maltophilum ATCC 51939 includes:
- a CDS encoding YbaN family protein: MKNPLRYIWLLLGFISFAIGTVGIVLPILPTFPFYLAALFCFAKSSKRLYDWFINHPLYKKYLERFLQRRPMTWTAKAAVLVPLSAAMLVGFIMMKRVPVGRICLAVIWLFHVIYFIFGIKTEHEETSDEKPLCENPRQPDKKRLENSEVKS, encoded by the coding sequence GTGAAAAATCCGCTTCGTTATATATGGCTTTTACTCGGTTTTATCAGCTTCGCCATCGGTACCGTCGGAATCGTGTTGCCGATTCTTCCGACCTTTCCGTTTTATTTGGCAGCGCTGTTTTGCTTTGCAAAAAGTTCAAAAAGGCTGTATGATTGGTTTATCAATCATCCGTTGTATAAAAAATATTTGGAACGATTTCTTCAGCGCAGGCCGATGACGTGGACGGCGAAGGCTGCGGTTCTTGTTCCGCTGAGTGCAGCCATGCTTGTCGGCTTTATTATGATGAAACGGGTTCCCGTCGGAAGAATTTGTCTTGCGGTTATATGGCTTTTTCATGTAATCTACTTTATATTCGGTATCAAAACGGAGCATGAAGAAACGTCGGATGAAAAACCGCTGTGTGAAAATCCGCGGCAGCCGGATAAAAAACGTTTGGAAAATTCAGAGGTAAAATCATGA
- a CDS encoding CAP domain-containing protein yields MKKRFVASLPLVFLSLLFMSCPLDGNGWDFSDLGTYDEKTAWTKSFVDTARSATYLSDLEKDVILEINKARTNPRAYAALYLLPYVTNGTASNAMKECIIKMKIMKPIVPLQPGKGLTLAAKEWVELQGPSGYIGHDNMFWDRLDKHCYFWGWKGENISYGYNDAKTIVITLLEDKNVSDRGHRKNILDPRFAYIGVGFGPHKKYGHMCVQDFTGGYKDK; encoded by the coding sequence ATGAAAAAACGGTTTGTTGCATCGCTCCCGCTTGTGTTTTTATCGTTGCTGTTTATGTCGTGTCCGCTCGACGGGAATGGCTGGGATTTTAGCGATTTGGGAACTTATGACGAAAAAACGGCATGGACAAAGAGTTTCGTCGACACAGCCCGGTCCGCTACCTATCTTTCGGATTTGGAAAAAGATGTAATTCTCGAAATAAATAAGGCTCGTACTAATCCGCGCGCATATGCCGCTCTCTATTTACTGCCGTATGTTACCAACGGTACCGCAAGCAACGCTATGAAAGAGTGCATTATAAAAATGAAGATAATGAAGCCGATAGTTCCATTGCAGCCCGGGAAGGGGCTGACACTTGCTGCCAAAGAATGGGTCGAGCTGCAGGGACCGAGCGGATATATAGGACACGACAACATGTTTTGGGATCGTCTTGATAAACATTGTTATTTTTGGGGATGGAAAGGCGAAAATATTTCCTATGGTTACAACGATGCAAAGACAATCGTTATTACGCTTTTGGAAGATAAAAACGTATCGGACCGCGGACACCGTAAAAATATCTTAGATCCGCGTTTCGCCTATATTGGCGTCGGTTTCGGTCCGCACAAAAAATACGGCCATATGTGCGTGCAGGATTTTACGGGAGGGTATAAGGATAAATAA